The Pricia mediterranea genome includes a window with the following:
- a CDS encoding pyridoxal phosphate-dependent aminotransferase yields the protein MPAVSQKGRSMPQSPIRKLVPYAEKAKKEGVRVIHLNIGQPDIKTPKVALDAVRNHTLEVLEYSRSEGSEEYREKLAGYYADNDIHVKAEDIIITTGGSEALAFTMGSIMDADEEIIIPEPFYANYNGFATAAGVNVVPVTSHIDDNFALPPIEQFEKLITPKTRAVLICNPGNPTGYLYTKEEIKKLAAIVKKHDLFLVADEVYREFAYDGRQHYSILQEEGLDDNAIMVDSVSKRYSMCGARIGCMVTRNKQIIKTALKFAQARLSPPTFAQMASEAALDTPQRYFDDVKEEYTERRNLLVEELQKIDGVKIGNPQGAFYCIAELPIDDADHFAKWLLEEYRLDGETVMVAPAAGFYSSSGYGHSQVRIAYVLDKESLKRAVYILKEALNSYTHNG from the coding sequence ATGCCAGCAGTATCACAAAAAGGGCGCTCCATGCCCCAATCCCCTATCCGTAAATTGGTGCCCTACGCCGAAAAGGCAAAAAAGGAGGGGGTCCGCGTCATCCATCTGAACATCGGCCAACCGGATATCAAAACGCCAAAGGTCGCCTTGGACGCGGTGAGGAACCACACCCTGGAAGTACTTGAATACAGCCGTTCTGAAGGTTCCGAAGAATACCGTGAAAAATTGGCGGGGTACTATGCCGATAACGATATTCACGTCAAAGCGGAAGATATCATTATAACCACCGGAGGCTCCGAGGCACTGGCCTTTACCATGGGCAGTATTATGGATGCCGACGAAGAGATCATAATTCCCGAACCTTTTTACGCCAATTACAACGGTTTTGCAACGGCGGCAGGGGTCAATGTAGTGCCCGTCACCTCCCATATAGACGACAATTTTGCCCTTCCCCCCATCGAGCAGTTCGAAAAATTGATCACGCCCAAGACCAGGGCCGTGTTGATCTGTAACCCCGGCAATCCCACGGGATATTTGTATACGAAGGAGGAAATCAAAAAACTGGCCGCCATCGTGAAAAAACACGACCTATTTTTAGTGGCCGACGAGGTGTACCGCGAATTTGCCTACGACGGCCGCCAGCACTACTCCATTTTACAGGAAGAGGGTCTTGATGATAATGCGATCATGGTCGATTCCGTTTCCAAAAGATATAGTATGTGTGGGGCGCGCATCGGCTGTATGGTGACCCGGAACAAGCAGATCATCAAGACTGCCCTGAAATTCGCACAGGCCCGATTGTCTCCCCCCACCTTTGCCCAAATGGCGAGTGAAGCGGCCCTGGACACCCCGCAGCGTTATTTCGACGACGTAAAGGAAGAATACACCGAACGCAGGAACCTGCTTGTCGAAGAACTCCAGAAAATAGATGGGGTCAAAATAGGAAATCCCCAAGGGGCATTCTATTGTATTGCCGAGCTGCCCATTGACGATGCCGACCACTTCGCAAAGTGGCTGCTCGAAGAATACAGGTTGGATGGCGAAACCGTGATGGTTGCCCCCGCTGCGGGCTTCTATAGTTCTTCCGGATACGGCCACAGCCAAGTGCGAATCGCGTATGTTCTGGATAAGGAAAGCCTAAAGAGGGCCGTGTACATACTAAAGGAAGCCTTAAACAGTTATACTCATAACGGATAG
- a CDS encoding phosphatidylserine decarboxylase family protein produces MFHREGQKIILFTFLIVAGIILASQFYVNIAWLRWGLQIAAIILLILILQFFRNPTRKTIKNFDEILAPVDGKVVVIEEVEETEFFHEKRRQVSIFMSPINVHVTRYPASGTIQYSKYHPGKYLVAWHPKSSTENERTTVVIRTPKFGDILYRQIAGAMARRIVNYAEEGENVQQGDDAGFIKFGSRVDLLLPLDCAVTVKLNQKVTGAKTCIAAIAVKKDEEQEATD; encoded by the coding sequence ATGTTTCATAGAGAGGGTCAGAAAATAATATTGTTTACTTTTTTAATCGTAGCCGGGATCATTTTGGCATCACAATTCTATGTGAACATCGCATGGCTACGATGGGGACTGCAGATCGCTGCGATAATCCTACTGATTTTAATCCTACAGTTCTTCCGTAATCCGACTAGGAAGACCATCAAAAATTTCGATGAAATCCTGGCGCCCGTCGATGGTAAGGTCGTTGTTATAGAAGAGGTCGAAGAGACCGAATTTTTTCACGAGAAACGCAGGCAGGTTTCCATTTTTATGTCACCGATCAACGTACACGTGACCCGGTACCCGGCCAGTGGAACGATACAGTATTCAAAATATCATCCCGGAAAATATTTGGTGGCATGGCATCCCAAGTCAAGTACGGAGAACGAACGTACCACGGTGGTCATTCGAACCCCTAAATTTGGTGACATCCTATATCGTCAGATTGCGGGGGCCATGGCGCGTCGTATAGTAAACTACGCCGAAGAAGGTGAAAACGTACAACAAGGCGACGATGCCGGATTTATAAAGTTTGGATCTCGTGTCGATTTACTACTACCCTTGGATTGCGCCGTTACCGTGAAACTCAACCAAAAAGTAACAGGCGCCAAAACCTGTATTGCCGCCATTGCCGTCAAAAAAGATGAAGAACAAGAAGCTACAGACTGA
- a CDS encoding acyl-CoA-binding protein, whose product MKNKKLQTEFTKAVEYMNTYTDLLPADLLLKLYAYYKIANKNYDNPGSSTPLINAFKANALIQARKMSRADAMKSYIKLVKTEVMK is encoded by the coding sequence ATGAAGAACAAGAAGCTACAGACTGAATTTACCAAAGCGGTGGAATATATGAATACCTACACCGACCTTTTGCCCGCAGACCTGCTTCTGAAGCTTTACGCATACTATAAAATCGCCAATAAAAATTACGACAACCCCGGGAGTAGTACCCCGTTGATCAATGCCTTTAAAGCAAATGCCCTGATACAGGCCAGAAAAATGAGCCGTGCAGATGCGATGAAGTCCTATATCAAATTAGTGAAGACCGAGGTGATGAAGTGA
- a CDS encoding PDZ domain-containing protein has product MLKIRTLTRFLRHIVFFLLLFPISGWAQTFALPDGKKFERLKFRLVNNLIVIPLQVNGTELSFILDSGVDKPILFNLSDQDSVQINNVSEIMIKGLGDGEPIRALRSHGNIFSSKFITNSDQQLYVIVDRNMNFSPSLGIPIHGIIGYDLFKDFVVELNYGRRFLKFHDPETYTRSNSRRDQSLPLSIIRKKAYVDGSLLLAKEQQVKLLVDTGSSDAIWLFENETLQVPDAHYDEFLGEGLNGHIFGKRTRVDEIRLGRFKLENAKAAFPNSDSFDAIKNLGNRNGSVGGEILKRFNIVFDYGRNTMTLRKNRNFSAPFRYNLSGLSLQHDGVRYISESIADSRGVVHSEENTFGDVQILFQDRLRMSLVSEIIVSGIRAGSPAHEAGLLEGDVILAVNGKRIHRYKLQEVLNMLNEQEGKQIDVLIERYNQDLRFSFVLKEMFKKKP; this is encoded by the coding sequence TTGTTAAAGATTAGAACGTTGACCCGGTTTTTGCGCCATATCGTCTTTTTTCTACTGCTTTTTCCGATCTCGGGATGGGCACAGACCTTCGCTTTGCCGGACGGTAAGAAATTCGAAAGGTTGAAATTCCGCCTTGTCAACAATCTAATTGTCATTCCGTTACAGGTCAATGGCACCGAACTCTCCTTTATATTGGATTCGGGAGTGGACAAGCCCATCCTCTTTAACCTGTCCGACCAGGATTCGGTGCAGATCAACAATGTTTCCGAAATTATGATTAAGGGGTTGGGTGACGGCGAACCTATAAGGGCATTGCGGTCACATGGGAATATCTTTAGTTCAAAGTTTATTACAAACAGCGACCAGCAGTTGTACGTGATAGTGGACAGAAACATGAATTTCTCCCCCTCTCTGGGCATTCCCATCCACGGTATCATCGGATATGATCTGTTCAAGGACTTTGTGGTGGAACTAAATTATGGACGAAGGTTCCTCAAATTCCACGATCCCGAGACCTATACCCGTTCCAATTCGAGGCGTGACCAGTCCCTTCCCCTTTCCATCATCCGAAAAAAAGCCTACGTCGATGGCAGCCTCTTGTTAGCAAAAGAGCAGCAGGTCAAGTTGTTGGTCGACACGGGAAGTAGCGATGCCATTTGGCTTTTTGAAAACGAGACGTTGCAAGTTCCCGATGCGCATTATGACGAATTTCTAGGAGAGGGACTTAATGGACATATCTTCGGGAAACGCACGAGGGTCGATGAAATACGATTGGGACGTTTCAAGTTGGAGAACGCCAAGGCAGCATTTCCCAACAGTGACTCTTTCGATGCCATTAAAAATCTGGGCAACCGTAACGGCAGTGTGGGCGGCGAGATACTGAAACGTTTCAACATCGTTTTTGATTATGGCCGCAACACCATGACATTGCGCAAAAACAGGAATTTCAGCGCGCCCTTCCGCTATAATTTAAGTGGATTGAGCCTGCAGCACGACGGGGTGCGGTACATTTCGGAAAGTATCGCTGATTCACGGGGCGTAGTACATAGTGAGGAAAATACCTTCGGGGATGTACAGATTCTTTTTCAAGACCGGCTGCGGATGAGCTTGGTGTCCGAAATCATCGTGTCTGGCATCCGGGCCGGAAGTCCCGCCCATGAAGCGGGACTCTTGGAAGGAGATGTTATCTTGGCCGTCAACGGAAAGCGCATTCATCGCTATAAACTTCAGGAAGTACTCAATATGCTCAATGAACAGGAAGGAAAACAAATCGATGTTCTGATTGAACGCTATAATCAAGATCTGAGATTTAGTTTCGTATTAAAAGAAATGTTCAAAAAGAAACCTTGA
- the murB gene encoding UDP-N-acetylmuramate dehydrogenase codes for MNIQKNISLKPYNTFGIAAKARYFLEVNTVEELRQALRLGEYPEKFILSGGSNMLITDDLDALVLHINIKGIEIVDEVDGHVTIRAMAGENWHDLVLWTLEKGYGGLENMSLIPGNTGTAPIQNIGAYGVELQDTFVSCEAMNIADQSTRTFTKEDCQFGYRDSYFKREGKGMYIITSIRLQLTKHDHRRNTSYGAIEEELKKKGISDPNIKDISNAVIAIRQSKLPDPKVLGNSGSFFKNPVISAREFHTFTKDYPEAPFYKITENAYKIPAGWLIEQAGFKGKRFGDAGVHKNQALVLVNHGQATGDDILNLAFKIMDKVEKHFGIRIEPEVNIIRPSLLKGRKKITPAADSNEGYTKPN; via the coding sequence ATGAACATCCAAAAGAACATATCCCTCAAACCGTACAACACCTTCGGCATTGCCGCAAAGGCCAGGTATTTCTTGGAAGTTAATACGGTCGAAGAGCTGAGACAGGCCCTTCGGCTTGGGGAATATCCAGAGAAATTCATCCTCAGCGGGGGCAGCAATATGCTCATAACCGATGACCTCGACGCACTGGTCTTGCATATCAACATCAAGGGCATCGAGATCGTCGATGAAGTTGACGGACACGTCACCATAAGGGCCATGGCCGGCGAAAATTGGCACGACTTGGTGCTATGGACCTTGGAAAAAGGATATGGGGGACTTGAAAATATGTCCCTCATCCCCGGAAACACGGGAACGGCGCCCATTCAGAATATCGGGGCCTACGGGGTAGAACTGCAGGATACCTTTGTGAGCTGTGAGGCCATGAACATAGCCGATCAATCGACCAGGACCTTTACAAAAGAAGACTGTCAGTTCGGCTACCGCGATTCCTATTTTAAGCGTGAAGGAAAAGGGATGTATATCATCACCTCGATCAGGCTTCAATTGACAAAACACGATCACCGCCGTAATACATCCTATGGGGCAATAGAGGAAGAACTAAAAAAGAAAGGGATTTCCGACCCGAATATTAAGGATATTTCCAATGCCGTAATCGCCATCCGACAAAGCAAACTTCCCGACCCCAAAGTCTTGGGCAACAGCGGCAGTTTTTTTAAAAACCCCGTCATATCCGCCCGTGAATTCCATACATTTACAAAAGACTATCCCGAAGCACCGTTTTATAAAATTACGGAGAACGCTTATAAGATACCCGCTGGTTGGCTGATCGAACAGGCTGGTTTTAAGGGAAAGCGGTTTGGCGATGCGGGCGTTCATAAAAATCAAGCCTTGGTCTTGGTCAACCACGGTCAGGCCACGGGAGATGATATCTTGAATTTGGCGTTCAAAATTATGGATAAGGTCGAGAAACATTTCGGCATCCGTATCGAGCCCGAGGTCAATATCATCCGACCTTCCCTACTTAAGGGCCGAAAAAAAATAACCCCCGCGGCCGATAGCAACGAGGGTTATACCAAACCAAACTAA
- a CDS encoding valine--tRNA ligase produces MDIPSKYDAQKAENHWYDYWTEHKFFDSMPDRREPYTIVIPPPNVTGVLHMGHMLNNTLQDVLIRRARLMGKNACWVPGMDHASIATEAKVVAKLKSQGVNKSDLSREEFLKHAWEWTDEYGGVILEQLKKLGCSCDWHRTRFTMDDEMYRSVIKAFVDLFEKGLVYRGHRMVNWDPEAQTTLSDEEVIYEEKQGLLYYLSYPIEGSDETVTIATTRPETILGDTAICINPNDERFRHLKGKKAIVPICGRVVPIIEDEYVDMEFGTGCLKITPAHDINDKALGDKHDLETVDIFNADATLNSFGLQYEGKDRFTVRKEITKELEEKGFLVKTENYVNKVGTSERTRAVIEPRLSDQWFLKMEELAQPALKAVLETEEIRFFPKKFENTYRHWMENIRDWNISRQLWWGQRIPAYYYGDGQDDFVVAESPEEALEKAKTKLGKKETKAETLTLADLRQDEDVLDTWFSSWLWPISVFNGILEPDNKEINYYYPTSDLVTGPDIIFFWVARMIVAGYEFRDERPFKNVYFTGLVRDKQRRKMSKSLGNSPDALKLMETYGADGVRVGLLLSSAAGNDLMFDEDLCQQGKNFANKIWNGFRLLMGWEVSDLPQPEASKLGIAWYSAKFDRTLAEIEDHFDKYRISDALMAIYKLVWDDYSSWLLEIIKPEYQKPIDRTTYNAVIGLFEKNLKLLHPFMPFLTEEVWQHITERTPEEALVVAKWPSIRDGDIPSGQEDDSIAPGSTDSELIRRFNFAAEVVSGVRNIRKEKNIPMKEELELFVKNEENTSKNWDVIVKKLTNLSQISYVEASVDGALTFRVKSNEYFIPVSEAIDIEVEIEKLEEELKYTRGFLKSVQNKLANERFVNNAPKQVIDRERKKQVDAEAKIETLEKSLRSLG; encoded by the coding sequence ATGGATATTCCCTCGAAATACGACGCTCAAAAGGCTGAAAATCACTGGTACGATTACTGGACGGAGCATAAGTTCTTCGATTCCATGCCCGATCGGCGGGAACCTTATACCATTGTTATTCCTCCGCCGAACGTAACCGGAGTGCTCCATATGGGACATATGCTGAACAATACCCTACAAGATGTGTTGATACGCCGGGCACGGTTGATGGGGAAAAATGCGTGTTGGGTGCCGGGGATGGACCATGCCTCCATCGCTACCGAGGCAAAAGTGGTCGCCAAATTGAAGTCCCAAGGCGTTAACAAATCCGATTTGAGCCGCGAGGAATTTCTAAAGCATGCCTGGGAATGGACCGACGAGTACGGAGGAGTTATTTTAGAGCAGCTCAAAAAGCTCGGCTGTTCCTGCGACTGGCATCGCACCCGGTTTACCATGGATGATGAGATGTACCGATCGGTGATCAAAGCGTTCGTGGACCTTTTTGAAAAGGGACTGGTGTACCGTGGGCATCGTATGGTCAACTGGGATCCCGAGGCGCAGACGACCCTCTCCGACGAAGAGGTCATCTATGAAGAAAAGCAGGGCCTGTTGTACTACTTGTCCTATCCCATCGAGGGTTCCGACGAAACAGTGACGATCGCGACTACAAGACCGGAAACCATCTTGGGCGATACCGCCATCTGTATCAACCCCAATGACGAACGTTTTCGGCACTTGAAGGGCAAAAAGGCCATCGTGCCGATCTGTGGTCGGGTCGTACCGATTATTGAGGACGAGTATGTGGACATGGAATTCGGTACCGGGTGTTTAAAAATTACCCCGGCACACGATATCAACGATAAGGCGCTGGGAGACAAACACGATTTGGAGACTGTCGATATCTTTAATGCGGATGCCACCCTGAATTCGTTCGGATTGCAATACGAGGGAAAAGACCGGTTCACGGTGCGTAAGGAAATCACCAAGGAATTGGAGGAAAAGGGCTTTTTGGTCAAAACCGAAAATTACGTCAACAAGGTCGGAACATCCGAACGGACCCGGGCGGTCATAGAACCGCGTTTGAGCGACCAATGGTTCCTAAAAATGGAAGAGTTGGCCCAGCCCGCATTGAAGGCGGTCTTGGAAACGGAGGAAATCAGGTTCTTTCCTAAAAAATTCGAGAACACCTACCGGCATTGGATGGAGAACATCCGTGATTGGAACATCTCGCGCCAGCTGTGGTGGGGGCAGCGTATTCCCGCCTACTACTATGGCGACGGGCAGGATGATTTTGTGGTGGCCGAATCCCCTGAGGAAGCCCTGGAAAAAGCGAAAACAAAACTAGGGAAGAAAGAAACGAAGGCCGAAACCCTGACCCTCGCCGACCTGCGCCAAGATGAGGATGTGTTGGACACCTGGTTCTCTTCCTGGCTGTGGCCCATTAGCGTTTTCAACGGCATCCTGGAACCTGACAACAAAGAAATCAACTATTACTATCCGACCAGCGACTTGGTTACCGGCCCCGATATCATCTTTTTCTGGGTAGCACGCATGATCGTTGCGGGTTACGAGTTTCGCGATGAGCGTCCCTTTAAAAATGTTTATTTTACGGGATTGGTCCGGGACAAACAGCGCCGCAAGATGTCCAAATCCCTAGGCAACTCTCCCGATGCCCTCAAGCTGATGGAAACCTATGGTGCCGACGGGGTCCGCGTGGGACTGCTATTGAGCTCGGCCGCCGGGAACGACCTGATGTTCGACGAAGACCTTTGCCAACAAGGCAAGAATTTCGCCAATAAGATCTGGAACGGCTTTCGATTGCTCATGGGATGGGAGGTAAGCGACCTGCCCCAGCCCGAAGCCTCCAAGTTGGGCATCGCCTGGTATTCGGCTAAATTCGATCGTACCCTGGCCGAAATCGAGGACCATTTCGATAAATACCGTATTTCGGATGCCCTAATGGCAATCTATAAACTCGTATGGGACGATTACAGTTCGTGGCTGCTCGAAATCATCAAGCCGGAGTATCAAAAGCCCATCGATAGAACGACCTACAATGCCGTGATCGGACTGTTCGAGAAGAACTTGAAACTGCTGCATCCGTTTATGCCATTTTTGACCGAGGAAGTTTGGCAACATATCACCGAGCGCACCCCCGAAGAGGCCTTGGTCGTTGCGAAATGGCCCTCAATCCGAGACGGGGACATCCCAAGCGGACAAGAGGACGATAGTATAGCACCGGGAAGTACCGACTCAGAATTGATACGTAGGTTCAATTTCGCCGCCGAGGTGGTCTCCGGGGTGCGGAATATCCGAAAGGAAAAGAATATTCCCATGAAGGAGGAGTTGGAGCTTTTCGTCAAAAATGAAGAGAACACCTCTAAAAACTGGGATGTGATCGTTAAAAAACTGACGAACCTATCCCAGATTTCCTATGTAGAAGCTTCTGTTGATGGGGCGTTGACATTTCGGGTAAAGAGCAATGAATATTTTATACCGGTCAGCGAGGCCATCGATATTGAGGTCGAGATCGAAAAGTTAGAAGAGGAGTTGAAGTACACCAGAGGCTTTTTAAAATCCGTTCAAAATAAGCTGGCCAATGAACGCTTCGTAAACAACGCCCCCAAACAGGTTATCGATCGGGAGCGTAAAAAACAGGTCGATGCCGAGGCGAAAATCGAGACCCTGGAGAAAAGTTTGCGGAGTTTGGGATAG
- a CDS encoding DUF1573 domain-containing protein, which produces MKKIALVLFVGLIGFTLTAQEKAAKIEFKTETVDYGEVAQGSDGVRVFEFTNTGEAPLIISRVSSSCGCTIPKKPEEPIMPGKTGEIQVKYDTNRTGPIRKAITVISNAKTPTKVLKIKGEVKGADGK; this is translated from the coding sequence ATGAAGAAAATAGCGCTTGTATTGTTTGTTGGCCTCATAGGATTTACCCTTACCGCTCAGGAAAAGGCCGCCAAAATCGAGTTTAAGACCGAAACCGTGGACTACGGCGAAGTGGCCCAGGGTTCCGATGGGGTCCGGGTATTCGAGTTCACCAACACCGGGGAAGCCCCTTTGATCATTAGCAGGGTCAGCTCGAGCTGCGGATGTACCATCCCGAAAAAACCCGAAGAACCCATCATGCCGGGCAAAACGGGAGAAATTCAAGTGAAGTACGATACGAACAGGACTGGCCCGATCAGAAAGGCCATCACGGTGATTTCCAATGCGAAAACGCCGACTAAAGTCCTGAAAATCAAGGGTGAGGTCAAGGGCGCGGACGGAAAATAA
- a CDS encoding creatininase family protein: MNIRPYILAETNWNALKDTQFDLAVLPWGATEAHNYHLPYATDNYEADALAAESARIAWEQGGKAIVLPTLPFGVNTGQSDIYLDINLNPSTQFAILSDIIEVLNRQGIYKLLIFNSHGGNNFKPLVRKLGLKYPKMFISFCFWAQALDKSKYFEEKGDHADEMETSLMLHLHPDLVLPKETWGDGASKAYKIKSYSEGWAWAERQWSSISADTGVGNPHKSTKEKGERFFSDVTQKMGDFMYELCQADVGDLYV; this comes from the coding sequence ATGAACATACGACCATACATTCTTGCCGAGACCAATTGGAACGCCCTAAAGGATACTCAATTCGATTTAGCCGTATTGCCCTGGGGCGCTACGGAAGCGCACAATTATCATCTGCCTTATGCCACGGACAATTACGAAGCGGATGCCCTTGCGGCGGAATCCGCCAGAATCGCCTGGGAGCAGGGCGGAAAGGCAATAGTACTGCCGACCCTACCTTTCGGGGTGAACACCGGGCAGTCTGATATTTATCTGGATATCAACCTGAATCCGAGTACACAATTTGCCATCTTAAGTGATATTATTGAAGTTTTGAACCGTCAGGGAATCTATAAACTCCTTATTTTTAATAGTCACGGCGGGAATAATTTCAAGCCCCTGGTTCGGAAGCTCGGCTTAAAATATCCGAAGATGTTCATCAGTTTTTGTTTTTGGGCGCAGGCGTTGGACAAAAGCAAGTATTTTGAGGAAAAGGGCGATCACGCCGATGAAATGGAAACCAGTCTGATGTTGCATCTGCATCCCGATTTAGTATTGCCGAAAGAAACTTGGGGCGATGGAGCATCCAAAGCATACAAAATAAAGTCCTATTCCGAAGGATGGGCCTGGGCCGAGCGCCAGTGGTCATCGATCAGCGCGGATACCGGGGTTGGCAATCCCCATAAATCCACCAAAGAAAAAGGAGAACGCTTCTTTTCGGATGTCACCCAGAAAATGGGAGACTTTATGTATGAGCTCTGCCAGGCCGATGTAGGAGACCTCTACGTGTAA